From a region of the Lentimicrobiaceae bacterium genome:
- a CDS encoding T9SS type A sorting domain-containing protein: MKPKLLLLLFALFLSYWGWGQQVIGSFPNTDGGFENQSGTLTTASSISSVQTYWTTQVAAAGIISTTGGRSGPKYVTYTQSGSSHKRLQSPTSDIATGSYIVQFYYQGDLDGGTYGNIRGAVSCNGTSSPSYGTYITGANTGSNWTKYTAVVNPGTYAANIGIGVISVNNTAQFNIDDFVMYAGAADNTAPDSPGTVTISNATGTSLDVSWDAATGGVDGGGYVVVRYSSDPGAGNDPNQNGIYAIGNAVPTGGTVRYIGTSTSFTDNVDIVAATQYWYKVFTVDKAFNYSTESSASGTTSGGGAITKLVITSVNGGNSPSANTPFSVVVEGRDASDNPAVAASDIDITLSLNTGTGSLGGVLTGTISTGNGSTTISGVTYNTAENGVVITAGAAGLTSGNSSSFNVLDAANHLVVLSFPIHGRVNTNISAFTVEARRADNSVDANFTSNIIISKNSGAGTLSGTLSKAASAGISTFNDIQFDIAGIYSVNANSGLLTQGTSTDIDIFVPTSFRTKSSGTWNVAATWEETDGTNWYDALDYPKDATTNATIQNGHTILLTDNLGKCKDLNVNNGGKLWANSTTSGKYLYVYGNITNDGIIGTDVGATTKDLLGFDIEGTNCNISGSGIFDCGRMSKFTTDNLTTNVVINMDVALRYVSGTASALYNGAGTTTTFNITVNAGKKLEVPNAKIDLNYCTLTLKSNAAGTATLLDNGTINGQSGTNVVAEQFLSSNKWHFMTPPLTGNTALVFSTTNPAISGNIYLRTFNEPANNYTYIVDPTTVLNVCQGYQLWATADNTAIFTGTLSTSDITLNTASTPALSFTNSDPYGFNLVGNPFMSAIDGDLLTKTNIDASVYVWDGTAGNYKGWNGTIGGLTDGIIPAMQGFFVHANAANPELVIPTASRLYSSTNFYKEAVYDLLSLKVTGAGYEDATYINLNNSATIGFDNQYDAYKLMGSDEAPQLYTTNSEQNFSINVLPYSANEIIVPMSFKAGVNTDYTLSVKELYFDPSITILLEDVLAGQTLDLRQNNTYTFAAQTGDDVARFKVHILGATGIQNPGSSNPFNIYAFGNTIYVNNQSAQPCQTEVYTVSGQLVASKILKASSLSSINSITQRGVYVVKVTSAGKTLSEKVVLK, from the coding sequence ATGAAACCAAAACTTTTACTCCTTTTATTTGCACTCTTTCTTAGTTACTGGGGATGGGGGCAACAGGTTATTGGCTCTTTTCCTAATACAGATGGTGGATTTGAAAACCAATCAGGCACACTAACAACAGCTAGCTCAATTTCAAGTGTACAGACTTATTGGACAACTCAAGTTGCAGCAGCAGGAATAATAAGTACTACCGGTGGGCGATCTGGGCCTAAATATGTTACCTATACTCAGTCTGGAAGTTCGCATAAACGACTTCAAAGTCCAACATCAGATATTGCAACTGGTAGCTATATTGTCCAATTTTACTATCAAGGAGATTTGGATGGCGGCACTTATGGAAACATTCGTGGGGCTGTATCTTGTAATGGTACTTCAAGTCCTTCGTATGGAACGTATATTACTGGTGCTAATACAGGAAGTAATTGGACAAAATATACGGCTGTTGTTAATCCTGGGACATATGCAGCAAATATTGGGATTGGTGTCATAAGTGTTAATAATACAGCTCAATTTAATATTGACGACTTCGTAATGTATGCCGGAGCAGCCGATAATACTGCACCCGATTCGCCAGGCACCGTAACCATCAGCAATGCTACTGGAACTTCGCTCGATGTGAGCTGGGATGCTGCAACAGGTGGTGTTGATGGCGGTGGCTACGTAGTAGTAAGATATTCATCCGACCCAGGAGCAGGTAACGACCCCAATCAGAATGGTATTTATGCCATTGGAAACGCCGTTCCTACCGGTGGAACAGTTCGTTATATAGGCACTTCAACTTCTTTTACTGATAATGTTGACATTGTTGCTGCTACTCAGTACTGGTATAAAGTTTTCACCGTTGACAAAGCCTTTAATTATTCAACCGAATCTTCAGCATCAGGAACAACAAGTGGAGGTGGGGCAATAACAAAACTTGTAATTACTTCAGTAAACGGAGGCAATTCTCCTTCAGCCAACACTCCTTTTTCAGTAGTTGTTGAAGGTCGCGATGCTTCAGATAATCCTGCTGTTGCCGCATCTGATATTGATATTACTTTATCATTAAATACCGGAACAGGCTCATTGGGAGGTGTATTAACAGGTACAATATCAACAGGCAACGGTAGCACCACCATTTCGGGTGTTACTTATAATACTGCTGAAAACGGAGTGGTAATCACCGCCGGTGCGGCAGGTCTCACTTCGGGAAACAGCAGTTCGTTTAATGTGTTGGATGCCGCCAACCATCTTGTAGTTTTAAGTTTCCCTATTCATGGCAGAGTTAATACCAACATATCCGCATTCACTGTGGAAGCAAGAAGAGCCGACAATTCCGTTGATGCCAACTTCACTTCCAATATTATAATTAGCAAAAATTCAGGTGCCGGAACCCTTTCAGGTACTTTGTCAAAAGCTGCTTCGGCAGGGATATCTACTTTTAATGACATACAATTCGACATTGCAGGTATTTACTCTGTTAATGCAAATTCTGGCTTACTTACTCAGGGTACAAGCACCGACATTGATATTTTTGTTCCAACATCTTTCAGAACAAAATCAAGCGGTACATGGAATGTAGCTGCTACATGGGAAGAAACTGATGGAACTAATTGGTACGATGCACTCGATTACCCTAAGGATGCTACCACCAATGCAACTATTCAAAATGGACACACCATCCTTCTTACTGATAATCTTGGTAAATGTAAAGACCTTAACGTTAATAACGGCGGTAAATTATGGGCAAACAGTACCACTTCAGGCAAATACCTTTACGTTTATGGAAATATTACAAATGACGGAATTATTGGTACTGATGTTGGCGCTACAACCAAAGATTTGCTTGGCTTCGACATAGAGGGAACTAACTGTAATATAAGCGGCTCGGGTATATTCGATTGTGGACGTATGTCGAAATTCACCACTGACAACCTCACTACAAATGTTGTTATAAATATGGATGTTGCTCTAAGATATGTTTCCGGTACCGCTTCAGCTTTATATAATGGTGCAGGAACTACTACTACTTTCAATATTACAGTAAATGCAGGTAAAAAATTAGAAGTACCTAATGCAAAAATAGACCTTAACTATTGCACCCTCACTCTCAAATCAAATGCCGCAGGCACTGCTACACTTCTCGATAATGGGACTATTAATGGCCAATCGGGTACAAATGTAGTTGCCGAACAATTCCTTAGCTCAAACAAATGGCATTTTATGACTCCACCGCTTACTGGCAACACTGCACTTGTGTTTTCTACAACCAATCCCGCAATTTCTGGCAACATTTATCTGCGTACCTTCAACGAACCCGCTAACAATTATACTTATATTGTTGACCCAACTACTGTTTTGAATGTTTGCCAGGGTTATCAACTTTGGGCTACTGCTGATAATACTGCTATTTTTACCGGTACACTTTCTACTTCAGACATTACCCTAAATACAGCTTCAACACCGGCTCTATCGTTTACCAACAGTGATCCTTATGGCTTTAACCTTGTAGGAAATCCTTTTATGAGTGCTATTGATGGCGACCTTCTTACAAAAACCAATATTGATGCATCTGTGTATGTTTGGGATGGCACTGCCGGAAATTACAAAGGCTGGAATGGTACCATAGGTGGTTTAACAGACGGTATAATCCCCGCTATGCAAGGATTCTTTGTCCATGCCAATGCAGCCAACCCCGAACTCGTTATCCCTACAGCATCACGTCTTTATAGCTCAACGAACTTCTACAAAGAGGCTGTTTATGACTTACTATCACTTAAAGTTACAGGTGCCGGATATGAAGATGCAACCTACATTAATTTAAACAATTCAGCAACTATTGGTTTCGACAATCAATACGATGCTTACAAATTAATGGGTTCTGACGAAGCTCCTCAATTATACACTACAAATTCCGAACAGAACTTTTCGATTAATGTTTTACCATATTCAGCAAATGAAATAATTGTTCCGATGAGTTTCAAAGCAGGAGTAAATACGGACTATACCTTATCGGTAAAAGAACTCTATTTTGATCCATCTATAACTATTCTACTCGAAGATGTACTTGCCGGACAAACCCTCGACCTTCGTCAGAATAACACTTATACCTTTGCTGCTCAAACCGGCGACGATGTTGCAAGGTTCAAAGTACATATTCTCGGTGCCACTGGAATTCAAAATCCTGGTTCTTCCAATCCATTTAATATTTATGCCTTTGGCAATACTATTTATGTAAATAATCAATCTGCCCAACCTTGCCAAACAGAAGTTTATACTGTTAGCGGGCAATTGGTTGCCAGCAAAATATTAAAGGCTTCATCGCTAAGTAGCATTAACAGCATTACTCAAAGAGGAGTTTATGTAGTAAAAGTTACTTCGGCAGGGAAAACCCTTAGTGAAAAGGTTGTTTTAAAATAA
- a CDS encoding HU family DNA-binding protein produces the protein MAVNYKPVPKKNPAKQDEHPKYYAQAVSTGDLSLRQLAKMITEVASVKSADTMAVLEALLDVLPMALADGKIVRLGDFGSFNLSIKSDGTEDINKLTSANIRKVAVNFRPGKEFTNALEHLVFNKIV, from the coding sequence ATGGCAGTAAATTACAAACCGGTTCCCAAAAAAAACCCCGCAAAGCAGGATGAACACCCCAAGTATTATGCCCAGGCAGTAAGTACGGGTGATTTATCGCTGCGCCAATTGGCAAAAATGATAACCGAAGTAGCAAGCGTTAAGTCTGCCGATACCATGGCGGTGTTGGAAGCCCTGTTGGATGTACTTCCTATGGCATTAGCCGACGGCAAAATAGTGCGTCTTGGCGATTTTGGCAGCTTTAACCTAAGTATTAAAAGCGATGGAACCGAAGATATAAACAAACTAACTTCGGCAAACATCCGTAAGGTAGCTGTTAATTTCCGCCCGGGTAAGGAATTCACCAATGCATTAGAGCATCTTGTATTCAATAAAATTGTTTAA
- a CDS encoding T9SS type A sorting domain-containing protein, with the protein MKRKLLLLFIMLSLGYLGWGQTLLQWNTYGNVGTETTEPSVYNDPNISSVNLTQGSITAAANGNRFGGSGWFDTGNTASGNTLTEAIAGNDYIQFIVTPNSGYSFTPTSFVFQWDKSGTGPKNVTLRSSVDSYATDLGTVAPVAAMGTLNTITITGLTALTSATTFRLYGYGATATGGTGGFDVSSNVVNVQLNGSTASTGNAAPTVTTQAVSSIGTTTATGNGNITATGGVNASTRGICWDVYANPDPDITDSHSTESGDFGTGAFTGTMTLLSPETRYNAVAYATNSVGTGYGSAVNFWTLSTEPSTHSTTFANSVISQTQIDLSFDAASTVTNADGYIILQKTGSAPTGTPTDGNAYSVGNTIGDATVAAIVANTSATSANVTGLSAGTNYYFTLIPYNWNATDAATYNYKTDGTIPNTNGTTQLPLDATSEVSGPVLVSQPNPTLISSLVTTESAAIRVLDMDIYDYGSTDTQPTKITQVTIKAGTNNTADWSTTIQGVKLSTDAGSSFVTIGTPTITTSSIVIPITSGNLNIPNGNVLTVSLYVYLKNTGLTDNQVLEFDIPITSHGFTADATGSTFLTTFASATTSNQILIDVIATKLSFVQQPTNVGTSANITPSVTVSANDANGNRDLDYTTNVSITATGATLNGSPVSVAAVGGLATFSTLSFSTAATGATLDVTSGSLTGVSSNAFNVILLPAEGEIVINQFNPAYNGASNEYIELINKTNKTFDLSQLKIMYSSSGGSGPSSMGTLSGTLPPYSFWLLSPDATITVGLTTALARDGSFTAGMAATSGQIAVETLENVKIDGVAYGSISSNKLGEGNPAPTPTTAKDGLKRIYDGVDNNTNSVDFANVANADIYLRNHNSLCIPTVYILPLSSYPADIVLSGSSPNVTLSGNTIISGKLTIISGSLTVASSQSLTVSGTLTSNFDNSGLVIEDGASLITNGTVSGGATVKRTFTGPAWHLMSPPVSSQNIFTGYTDMYYYDETNNLWINHNGGTWGAGEISYLPGKGYLVSWTSGATKDFAGTINSGDYATGTGSVPALSFTTGKGEGYNLIGNPYPSAIIGSIDTWTKNNVDNSIWVYDNGNYLTWNGSIGDLAEGIIPAMQGFWIKANGSDPSLTIPNSARTLLSHSYYKESVQDMLQLKVEGNDYCDGIVINMNNDATTGYDNEYDVFKMYGLQEAPQMYSLASNSELSINVLPHSAQEIIVPVALKVGQETSYTISVKENTFNPLVGILLEDVKTNAIINLWQVPSYTFTANPNDDPQRFKLHFYGATGISESTQNDFNIYAYDNTIYINNSTGKAHNGTIEVYDITGRLVLKTPLLNQLLNKISVGNVKGCYIVNVVTNNDSYSDKVVF; encoded by the coding sequence ATGAAACGAAAACTTTTACTCTTATTTATTATGCTAAGCCTCGGGTATTTGGGGTGGGGACAGACACTACTTCAATGGAATACTTATGGAAATGTAGGAACAGAAACTACAGAACCAAGTGTTTACAATGACCCAAATATTTCATCGGTCAACCTTACCCAAGGCAGTATTACTGCAGCGGCAAATGGAAATCGATTTGGCGGTTCTGGATGGTTTGATACTGGGAATACTGCATCTGGTAACACTTTAACAGAAGCAATTGCAGGAAATGATTATATTCAATTTATAGTCACACCTAATTCGGGTTATAGTTTTACTCCTACTTCATTTGTTTTTCAATGGGATAAATCTGGCACTGGTCCCAAAAATGTAACACTAAGATCGTCAGTTGATAGTTATGCGACGGACTTAGGAACTGTCGCTCCGGTTGCTGCAATGGGTACTCTGAATACCATAACAATAACAGGACTAACAGCGCTTACTAGTGCAACTACTTTTCGACTTTACGGATATGGAGCCACTGCCACTGGTGGAACGGGTGGATTTGATGTGTCTTCTAATGTGGTAAATGTCCAGCTTAATGGATCTACTGCTTCTACAGGCAATGCCGCTCCAACTGTTACTACTCAGGCTGTTAGTTCTATAGGGACAACTACTGCCACCGGTAATGGTAATATTACGGCTACCGGAGGAGTGAATGCCTCGACAAGAGGAATATGCTGGGATGTATATGCCAATCCAGACCCGGATATTACGGATAGCCATAGCACAGAGTCAGGCGATTTTGGTACCGGTGCGTTTACCGGGACTATGACTTTATTAAGTCCCGAAACACGGTACAATGCCGTAGCCTATGCGACCAACAGTGTGGGTACGGGTTATGGTTCGGCTGTTAATTTCTGGACATTGTCAACAGAACCTTCTACTCACTCAACTACTTTTGCTAATTCTGTAATTTCGCAAACACAAATTGATCTTTCGTTTGATGCGGCAAGTACCGTTACCAATGCCGATGGTTATATTATACTTCAAAAGACAGGCTCCGCCCCGACAGGAACTCCTACTGATGGAAATGCTTACAGCGTAGGAAACACCATTGGAGATGCTACCGTAGCTGCCATTGTTGCTAACACGTCAGCTACTTCCGCGAATGTAACCGGCTTATCAGCCGGAACAAATTATTATTTTACCTTGATTCCTTATAACTGGAATGCAACGGACGCAGCCACCTATAATTATAAAACTGATGGTACAATACCTAATACAAATGGCACTACCCAGCTACCATTAGATGCAACCTCTGAAGTATCAGGTCCTGTTTTGGTAAGCCAACCCAATCCTACGCTTATTTCTTCATTAGTTACAACTGAGAGTGCGGCTATTCGTGTTTTAGATATGGATATTTATGATTATGGTTCTACAGATACACAGCCCACTAAAATTACTCAGGTAACCATTAAAGCAGGCACCAACAATACTGCAGACTGGTCAACTACTATTCAAGGCGTTAAATTATCAACAGATGCCGGGAGTTCATTTGTAACGATTGGAACCCCGACAATAACTACTTCTTCCATTGTTATTCCTATTACTTCCGGTAATTTGAATATTCCCAATGGTAATGTTTTAACAGTTTCGTTGTACGTTTATTTAAAAAACACTGGCTTAACAGATAACCAGGTTCTCGAATTTGATATTCCCATTACTTCTCATGGGTTTACTGCGGATGCAACAGGTTCTACCTTTTTAACAACCTTTGCCAGTGCTACAACTTCAAACCAAATTTTAATTGATGTAATTGCTACGAAATTAAGTTTTGTACAGCAACCAACAAATGTTGGCACTTCAGCGAATATTACACCTAGTGTTACTGTTAGTGCAAATGATGCAAATGGGAATAGGGATTTAGATTATACAACAAATGTATCAATTACAGCAACCGGAGCTACATTAAATGGTTCTCCGGTATCAGTAGCAGCGGTAGGTGGATTGGCTACATTTAGTACATTATCATTTTCTACAGCAGCCACTGGAGCAACTTTGGATGTTACTTCTGGTTCTTTAACCGGAGTATCAAGTAATGCATTTAATGTAATTTTATTACCAGCAGAAGGAGAGATCGTTATAAATCAATTTAATCCTGCATACAATGGAGCATCTAATGAATACATTGAATTAATAAATAAAACAAACAAAACATTTGATTTGTCACAATTAAAAATCATGTATTCATCTAGTGGTGGTTCTGGTCCAAGTTCAATGGGCACTTTAAGTGGAACATTACCACCTTATAGTTTCTGGTTACTTTCACCAGATGCAACAATAACTGTCGGGTTAACGACTGCTCTTGCAAGAGATGGCTCTTTTACAGCAGGAATGGCTGCAACATCTGGTCAAATTGCAGTAGAAACTCTTGAAAATGTAAAAATTGATGGGGTTGCTTATGGTTCAATTAGCTCAAATAAACTTGGTGAAGGCAATCCTGCTCCAACCCCTACTACGGCAAAAGATGGACTTAAAAGAATTTATGATGGAGTTGATAATAACACAAACAGTGTGGATTTTGCAAATGTTGCTAATGCTGACATCTATTTAAGAAATCATAATTCATTATGTATTCCTACTGTCTATATACTACCTTTATCCTCTTATCCTGCAGATATCGTTCTTTCCGGTTCATCACCTAATGTTACTTTATCTGGAAATACAATAATATCAGGTAAATTAACAATTATTTCCGGCAGCCTTACTGTAGCTTCAAGTCAATCCCTTACCGTCTCCGGCACTCTCACTAGTAACTTCGACAATTCAGGATTAGTCATCGAAGATGGCGCATCGCTGATTACCAATGGAACGGTGAGTGGCGGGGCTACGGTAAAGCGTACCTTTACCGGTCCTGCATGGCACCTTATGTCGCCACCGGTTAGCTCTCAAAATATTTTTACCGGATATACCGATATGTATTATTATGACGAAACAAACAATTTATGGATTAACCACAATGGCGGTACATGGGGCGCTGGGGAAATTTCTTATCTGCCCGGTAAAGGTTATCTCGTTTCGTGGACATCGGGGGCAACAAAAGACTTCGCTGGCACAATCAACAGCGGCGATTATGCTACTGGTACAGGCTCGGTTCCGGCTTTGTCGTTCACCACGGGAAAAGGTGAGGGATACAACCTTATCGGAAATCCTTATCCTTCTGCTATCATCGGTAGCATAGATACATGGACTAAAAACAACGTTGACAATTCTATCTGGGTTTACGATAATGGAAACTATCTTACCTGGAATGGCAGCATAGGAGATTTAGCCGAAGGTATCATTCCTGCAATGCAGGGATTCTGGATAAAAGCCAATGGCAGCGACCCCTCCTTAACCATTCCCAATAGTGCACGAACATTATTATCTCATTCATATTACAAAGAAAGCGTTCAGGACATGCTACAACTGAAGGTTGAGGGCAATGACTACTGCGACGGTATAGTTATCAATATGAATAACGATGCAACCACAGGTTACGATAACGAATACGATGTTTTCAAAATGTACGGGCTTCAGGAAGCACCCCAAATGTACAGCCTGGCATCTAATAGCGAGCTATCCATCAATGTTCTTCCTCATTCGGCTCAGGAAATTATTGTCCCGGTAGCACTGAAGGTAGGGCAGGAAACTTCTTATACCATTAGTGTAAAAGAGAATACCTTTAATCCATTGGTAGGTATTTTGCTTGAAGATGTGAAAACCAACGCCATCATTAACTTATGGCAGGTTCCTTCTTATACCTTTACGGCAAACCCAAACGACGATCCGCAACGCTTTAAACTGCATTTCTATGGAGCTACCGGCATCAGCGAATCCACGCAAAACGATTTCAACATTTATGCTTACGACAATACTATTTATATTAATAATTCTACCGGCAAAGCACATAACGGAACCATCGAAGTGTATGATATTACCGGAAGATTGGTACTGAAAACACCTTTACTGAACCAATTGCTGAACAAAATTTCTGTCGGCAATGTAAAGGGATGCTATATAGTAAATGTTGTTACCAATAATGATTCATATTCAGATAAAGTTGTTTTTTAA
- the trxB gene encoding thioredoxin-disulfide reductase, which produces MQQDTEKVRCLIIGSGPAGYTAAIYAARADLKPILYEGLQPGGQLTTTTEIDNFPGYPEGTTGTGMMEDMKKQALRFGTDVRFGIITEVDFSKRPFILKSDDGKILEAETVIIATGATAKWLEIPSEEKFRGYGVSACATCDGFFYRGKDVAIVGGGDTAAEEATYLAKLCRKVYLIHRRDELRASKAMQAKVLSTPNLEVRWSHTPKEILGDEKGVNGVLLQNLKTGQDVKIDVDGFFVAIGHIPNSDIFKGQIDLYEDGYIRTVPGSTRTSVEGIFAAGDVQDHHFRQAITAAGTGCMAAIEAERFLSSL; this is translated from the coding sequence ATGCAACAAGACACTGAAAAAGTACGATGCCTGATCATTGGCTCAGGACCTGCCGGCTACACCGCAGCTATTTATGCTGCCCGTGCCGATTTGAAACCTATTTTATATGAAGGACTACAACCCGGCGGACAGCTTACCACTACCACCGAAATAGATAATTTTCCGGGATACCCGGAAGGAACTACCGGTACCGGGATGATGGAGGATATGAAAAAGCAAGCCTTACGTTTCGGAACAGATGTACGTTTTGGGATTATCACGGAAGTGGACTTTTCCAAACGTCCATTTATCCTCAAATCGGACGATGGAAAAATACTGGAAGCCGAAACCGTAATTATTGCTACCGGAGCCACTGCCAAGTGGTTGGAAATACCTTCGGAAGAGAAATTTCGTGGTTATGGCGTTTCTGCCTGCGCCACCTGCGACGGATTCTTCTACCGTGGCAAAGATGTAGCCATCGTAGGCGGAGGCGACACCGCTGCCGAAGAAGCTACCTATCTTGCCAAACTTTGCCGTAAGGTATATCTCATCCATCGCCGCGACGAACTGCGTGCTTCCAAAGCCATGCAAGCCAAAGTTCTGAGTACTCCCAACCTTGAAGTAAGGTGGAGCCATACTCCCAAAGAAATCCTTGGCGACGAAAAGGGTGTAAACGGCGTTTTGCTCCAAAACCTGAAGACCGGACAAGATGTGAAGATAGATGTGGATGGTTTCTTTGTAGCCATCGGTCATATCCCAAATTCTGATATTTTTAAAGGACAGATAGATTTGTACGAAGACGGTTACATCAGAACAGTTCCTGGTTCTACACGTACCAGCGTAGAAGGTATTTTTGCCGCCGGAGATGTGCAGGATCATCACTTCCGCCAGGCAATCACCGCCGCCGGAACCGGTTGTATGGCTGCCATCGAAGCCGAACGGTTCCTGTCGTCGCTATAA
- a CDS encoding response regulator: MKTLLIVEDEESNFMLLINILKNKNFRMLHAKNGKEAVEVCTSDSSIDLVLMDIKMPVMDGYEATQHIKHQRPNLPVIAQTAYALNGDKEMTLSAGCDDYISKPIKRQELLLLIDKYLKP; encoded by the coding sequence ATGAAAACTTTGCTAATTGTTGAAGATGAAGAAAGTAACTTTATGTTGCTTATCAACATCCTGAAAAATAAAAATTTCAGAATGTTGCATGCTAAAAACGGAAAAGAGGCAGTAGAAGTCTGTACATCAGACTCTTCAATTGATTTGGTACTTATGGATATTAAAATGCCTGTTATGGATGGTTATGAAGCCACGCAACACATTAAACATCAACGACCCAATCTGCCGGTAATTGCACAAACAGCCTATGCGCTAAATGGAGATAAAGAAATGACACTTTCGGCGGGTTGCGACGATTATATTTCAAAGCCTATCAAGAGACAGGAATTGCTATTACTAATTGATAAGTATCTTAAACCTTAA